The Deltaproteobacteria bacterium nucleotide sequence GAGAACTTCATCGTGTGGTTCCCCCGGCCCTGGGACAGGGAGCGCAGGGCGGTGACGTAGCCGAACATCTCCTTGAGGGGGATCGCCGCCGACAGGAAGCTCCCCCCGGGGCGCCGGTCGACCGAGGTGACCTTGCCGCGCCGGGCGTTGACGTCGCCGATCACCCCGCCGAGGAACTCGTCGGGCACGACGATCTCCACCGCCATCACCGGTTCCAGAAGATACGGCTTCCCCTTCTCGTACGCCTCGTGGAACGCCTTGGCGGCCGCCACCTTCGCCACCATCGGCGAGGGGACGCCGGAGAGGAACTCGAGGCGGGAGAGCTCGATCGTGGCATCGTCCACCGGATAGCCGAGGGCGCCGAAGAACGCCCCCTCCCGCAGCCCCATCTCCGCGCCGTCGGCCACGTCCGGCGGCAGGCCGAGCAGGCGGAACCCGTCGGAGATCCGCACGCCGGAGCCGCGCAGGGCGGGCGACACGCCCACCACGGTCACCACCTTCACTTGGCGCTCCGCGATCTCCCGCTCGAAGACGCTCTCCGCGCGTCCCGCCGACGCCACCGTCTCCCGGTAGACGACCTGCGGGTTCCCCTTGCGCACCTCCATGCCGTGCTCCCGCGCCAGGCGGTCGATCGCGATCTCCAGGTGGAGCTCCCCCATCCCGGAGAGGAGGATCTGCCCCGTGTCGGCGTCCTCGCGGAACGACAGCGTCGGGTCCTCGTCGGTCATCGCGCAGAGGAACTCCCGAAGGCGGTCCATCTCCCGCACCGTCCTCGGCTCGACGACGACCGACACGACCGGCTTGCGGATCTCGATCGACTCGTACACGATCGGCGCCCCGGGGTCGCACAGCGTGTCCCCCGTGCGGGCGAACCGGATCCCGCCCGCCGCGACGATGTCCCCCGCCGCCGCGACGGCGATCCGCTCCTTCTTCCCCGCGTGCATCCGGAACAGGCGCGCCACCTTCTCCTTCTGTCCGGTGGCGGCGTTCAGCAGCGTGTCCCCTTCCTTCGCCTTCCCCGAATAGACGCGCAGGTAGACGGTGCGGCGTCCTTCCTCCTGGAGGACCTTGAACACGAGGGCCGAGAACGGCGCGGACGCGACCGGTTCGCGCGTCGCGGGGACACCGGTCAAGGGGTCGTCGCCCCGGGCGGGCGGCGCCTCCTCCGGAGAGGGGAGGTAATGGACGATGCCGTCCATCACCGGCTGCACCCCGCGGTTGCGCAGCGCGGAGCCCGCGAAGACGGGGAAGATCTTCCCGGCCAGCGTCCCCTTGCGCAGGGCGGCCCGCAGCAGCGGCGCCGGGATCCCCTCCCCCGCGAGGTACTTCTCCGCCGCCGCGTCGTCGACGTCGGCGGCCGCCTC carries:
- the fusA gene encoding elongation factor G encodes the protein MASGVNLRNIGIIAHIDAGKTTFTERLLYYAGITHRMGEVHDGDSQMDYLPQERERGITITAAATHFSWLGAEVHLIDTPGHVDFTIEVERSLRVLDGAVAVFCGVGGVEPQSEVVWRQADRHGIPRLAFVNKLDRPGADFDRVVDDMARKLNARGVPLTVPLCEDGTFAAVADLVTMEKVSFSVEDQGAGVSRAPLSEAEGRSCARYREALLEAAADVDDAAAEKYLAGEGIPAPLLRAALRKGTLAGKIFPVFAGSALRNRGVQPVMDGIVHYLPSPEEAPPARGDDPLTGVPATREPVASAPFSALVFKVLQEEGRRTVYLRVYSGKAKEGDTLLNAATGQKEKVARLFRMHAGKKERIAVAAAGDIVAAGGIRFARTGDTLCDPGAPIVYESIEIRKPVVSVVVEPRTVREMDRLREFLCAMTDEDPTLSFREDADTGQILLSGMGELHLEIAIDRLAREHGMEVRKGNPQVVYRETVASAGRAESVFEREIAERQVKVVTVVGVSPALRGSGVRISDGFRLLGLPPDVADGAEMGLREGAFFGALGYPVDDATIELSRLEFLSGVPSPMVAKVAAAKAFHEAYEKGKPYLLEPVMAVEIVVPDEFLGGVIGDVNARRGKVTSVDRRPGGSFLSAAIPLKEMFGYVTALRSLSQGRGNHTMKFS